One Pseudomonas sp. FP1742 genomic window carries:
- the gcvP gene encoding aminomethyl-transferring glycine dehydrogenase has protein sequence MTQVNLTTANEFITRHIGPRAGDEQAMLNSLGFDSLEALSASVIPDSIKGTSVLGLEDGLSEADALALIKSIAGKNQLFKTYIGQGYYGTHTPSPILRNLLENPAWYTAYTPYQPEISQGRLEALLNFQTLISDLTGLPIANASLLDEATAAAEAMTFCKRLSKNKGSHAFFASVHCHPQTLDVLRTRAEPLGINVVVGDERELTDVSPFFGALLQYPASNGDVFDYRELTERFHAANALVAVAADLLALTVLTPPGEFGADVAIGSAQRFGVPLGFGGPHAAYFSTKDAFKRDMPGRLVGVSVDRFGKPALRLAMQTREQHIRREKATSNICTAQVLLANIASMYAVYHGPKGLTQIANRIHHLTAILANGLSALGLSVEQASFFDTLTIKTGAHTAALHDKARAQKINLRVVDAERLGLSLDETSTQADVETLWSLLADGKALPDFAALAASVQSTLPAALVRQSPILSHPVFNRYHSETELMRYLRKLADKDLALDRTMIPLGSCTMKLNAASEMIPVTWAEFGALHPFAPAEQSAGYQQLTDELEAMLCAATGYDSISLQPNAGSQGEYAGLLAIRAYHQSRGEDRRDICLIPSSAHGTNPATANMAGMRVVVTACDARGNVDIEDLRAKAIEHREHLAALMITYPSTHGVFEEGIREICGIIHDNGGQVYIDGANMNAMVGLCAPGKFGGDVSHLNLHKTFCIPHGGGGPGVGPIGVKSHLTPFLPGHAQMERKEGAVCAAPFGSASILPITWMYIRMMGGAGLKRASQLAILNANYISRRLEEHYPVLYTGSNGLVAHECILDLRPLKDSSGISVDDVAKRLIDFGFHAPTMSFPVAGTLMIEPTESESKEELDRFCDAMIRIREEIRAVENGTLDKDDNPLKNAPHTAAEIVGEWTHPYSREQAVYPVASLIEAKYWPPVGRVDNVFGDRNLVCACPSIESYA, from the coding sequence ATGACTCAAGTCAATCTGACGACCGCCAACGAATTCATCACCCGCCACATCGGCCCGCGCGCAGGCGATGAGCAAGCCATGCTCAACAGCCTCGGTTTCGACTCCCTGGAAGCCCTGAGCGCCAGCGTCATTCCCGACAGCATCAAAGGCACCAGCGTCCTCGGCCTTGAAGATGGCCTGAGCGAAGCCGATGCCCTGGCGTTGATCAAATCCATCGCCGGCAAAAACCAACTGTTCAAGACCTACATCGGCCAGGGTTACTACGGCACTCACACGCCGTCGCCGATCCTGCGCAACCTGCTGGAAAATCCGGCCTGGTACACCGCCTACACCCCATACCAGCCAGAAATTTCCCAGGGCCGTCTCGAAGCGCTGCTGAATTTCCAGACCCTGATCAGCGACCTGACCGGCCTGCCGATCGCCAACGCTTCCCTGCTCGACGAAGCCACCGCCGCTGCCGAAGCCATGACCTTCTGCAAACGCCTGAGCAAGAACAAAGGCAGCCACGCCTTCTTCGCCTCCGTTCATTGCCACCCGCAAACCCTCGACGTGTTGCGCACCCGCGCCGAGCCTCTGGGCATCAACGTTGTGGTGGGCGACGAGCGTGAACTGACCGACGTGTCCCCGTTCTTCGGCGCCCTGCTGCAATACCCGGCCAGCAACGGTGACGTGTTCGACTACCGCGAACTGACCGAGCGCTTCCACGCGGCGAATGCGCTGGTCGCGGTCGCTGCTGACCTGCTGGCCCTGACCGTGCTGACCCCGCCGGGCGAGTTCGGCGCCGACGTGGCCATCGGCAGCGCGCAACGCTTCGGTGTGCCGCTGGGCTTCGGTGGCCCGCACGCGGCGTACTTCTCCACCAAGGATGCGTTCAAGCGCGACATGCCGGGGCGTCTGGTCGGCGTTTCCGTGGACCGTTTCGGCAAGCCTGCCCTGCGCCTGGCCATGCAGACCCGCGAGCAACATATCCGTCGCGAGAAAGCCACCAGCAACATCTGCACCGCTCAGGTTCTGTTGGCCAACATCGCCAGCATGTACGCCGTGTACCATGGCCCGAAAGGCCTGACGCAGATCGCCAATCGCATTCATCACCTGACCGCGATCCTCGCCAACGGCTTGAGCGCACTGGGCCTGAGCGTCGAGCAAGCCAGCTTCTTCGACACCTTGACGATCAAAACCGGCGCGCATACTGCCGCCCTGCACGACAAGGCTCGTGCACAGAAGATCAACCTGCGCGTGGTCGATGCTGAGCGTCTGGGTCTGTCCCTGGACGAGACCAGCACCCAGGCTGACGTCGAAACCCTGTGGAGCCTGCTGGCCGACGGCAAGGCACTGCCGGACTTCGCTGCATTGGCCGCCTCGGTCCAAAGCACCCTCCCGGCCGCACTGGTTCGCCAATCGCCAATCCTCAGCCACCCGGTGTTCAACCGTTATCACTCCGAAACCGAGCTGATGCGCTACCTGCGCAAACTGGCGGACAAGGACCTGGCCCTGGATCGCACCATGATCCCGCTGGGTTCCTGCACCATGAAACTCAACGCCGCCAGCGAAATGATCCCGGTAACCTGGGCTGAATTCGGTGCCCTGCACCCGTTCGCTCCGGCCGAGCAAAGCGCCGGCTATCAGCAACTGACCGATGAACTGGAAGCGATGCTCTGCGCCGCCACCGGTTACGACTCGATCTCCCTGCAACCGAACGCCGGTTCCCAGGGTGAATACGCCGGTCTGTTGGCGATCCGTGCCTACCACCAGAGCCGTGGCGAAGACCGTCGCGACATCTGCCTGATCCCGTCGTCCGCCCACGGCACCAACCCGGCCACCGCCAACATGGCCGGCATGCGTGTGGTTGTGACCGCGTGCGATGCCCGCGGCAACGTCGACATCGAAGACCTGCGCGCCAAGGCCATCGAGCACCGCGAACACCTCGCCGCGCTGATGATCACTTACCCGTCGACCCACGGTGTGTTCGAAGAAGGCATCCGCGAAATCTGCGGCATCATTCACGACAACGGCGGCCAGGTGTATATCGACGGTGCCAACATGAACGCCATGGTCGGCCTCTGCGCACCGGGCAAGTTCGGCGGCGACGTATCGCACCTGAACCTGCACAAAACCTTCTGCATCCCACACGGCGGTGGCGGCCCGGGCGTCGGCCCGATTGGCGTCAAGTCGCACCTGACGCCGTTCCTGCCGGGCCACGCCCAGATGGAGCGCAAGGAAGGCGCGGTCTGCGCGGCACCGTTCGGCAGCGCGAGCATTCTGCCGATCACCTGGATGTACATTCGCATGATGGGTGGCGCTGGCCTCAAGCGCGCTTCGCAACTGGCGATCCTGAATGCCAACTACATTTCCCGTCGCCTCGAAGAGCACTATCCAGTGCTGTACACCGGCAGCAACGGTCTGGTGGCGCACGAATGCATCCTCGACCTGCGCCCGCTGAAAGACAGCAGCGGCATCAGCGTCGATGACGTGGCCAAGCGTCTGATCGACTTCGGCTTCCACGCCCCGACCATGTCGTTCCCGGTGGCCGGCACGTTGATGATCGAGCCGACCGAGAGCGAATCCAAGGAAGAACTGGACCGCTTCTGCGACGCCATGATTCGCATCCGCGAAGAAATCCGTGCGGTAGAAAACGGCACGCTGGACAAGGATGACAACCCACTGAAAAACGCCCCGCACACCGCTGCGGAAATCGTCGGCGAGTGGACCCACCCGTACAGCCGCGAGCAAGCCGTTTACCCGGTAGCGTCGCTGATCGAAGCCAAGTACTGGCCACCGGTCGGTCGCGTCGACAACGTGTTTGGCGATCGCAACCTGGTCTGCGCCTGCCCGTCGATCGAAAGCTACGCTTGA